A genome region from Musa acuminata AAA Group cultivar baxijiao chromosome BXJ3-5, Cavendish_Baxijiao_AAA, whole genome shotgun sequence includes the following:
- the LOC103984990 gene encoding uncharacterized protein LOC103984990, with protein sequence MRFVMEFAENLILRMMEDPRKRDEAQRKHIYEMRERCEKTKANWSLPLRPYGFWTFDRFNAQLRSDPQISQAFGRRDPYDDLLLDEPSDVPPSRSSSK encoded by the coding sequence ATGAGGTTCGTGATGGAATTCGCGGAGAATCTGATCCTGCGGATGATGGAGGACCCTCGGAAGCGGGACGAGGCGCAGCGGAAGCACATCTACGAGATGCGGGAGCGGTGCGAGAAAACAAAGGCCAACTGGAGCCTCCCCCTCCGCCCCTACGGCTTCTGGACCTTCGATCGCTTCAACGCCCAGCTGAGAAGCGACCCCCAGATCAGCCAGGCATTCGGCCGCCGCGACCCCTACGACGACCTCCTCCTTGACGAGCCCTCCGATGTCCCTCCCTCCCGCTCGTCCTCTAAATGA
- the LOC135638026 gene encoding probable 1-deoxy-D-xylulose-5-phosphate synthase 2, chloroplastic, with protein sequence MVEARSLMVASAAPFLKALSSSANGRRQLCVRAGGASGDGKVMITKEKSGWKIDYSGEKPATPLLDSINYPIHMKNLSTRDLEQLSAELRAEVVFAVAKTGGHLSSSLGVVELAVALHHVFDAPEDKIIWDVGHQAYPHKILTGRRSRMNTIRQTAGLAGFPKRDESIYDAFGAGHSSTSISAGLGMAVARDLLGKKNHVISVIGDGAMTAGQAYEAMNNAGYLDSNLIIVLNDNKQVSLPTATLDGPATPVGALSKALTKLQSSTKLRKLREAAKNITKQIGGQTHDIAAKVDEYARGMMSATGSSLFEELGLYYIGPVDGHDVEDLVTIFEKVKSLPAPGPVLIHIVTEKGKGYPPAESAADKMHGVVKFDPKTGKQFKSKSSTLSYTQYFAETLIKEAQVDDKIVAVHAAMGSGTGLNYFQHKFPERCFDVGIAEQHAVTFAAGLATEGLKPFCAIYSSFLQRGYDQVVHDVDLQKIPVRFALDRAGLVGGDGPTHCGAFDIVYMACLPNMIVMAPADEAELMHMIATAAAIDDRPSCFRFPRGNGVGVALPPNNKGTPLEIGKGRVLMEGNRVAILGYGSIVQTCLKAADSLRSHGIFPTVADARFCKPLDVELIRRLANEHEILITVEEGSIGGFGSHVTHFLSLSGLLDKNIKLRSMVLPDRYIDHGSPQDQFEVAGLSSRHIAATVLSLLGRRKEALHLH encoded by the exons ATGGTGGAAGCAAGGTCTCTCATGGTTGCCTCTGCTGCTCCGTTCCTTAAAGCTCTAAGCTCGAGCGCAAACGGCAGAAGACAG CTTTGCGTGAGGGCGGGTGGGGCAAGCGGCGATGGGAAGGTGATGATTACGAAGGAAAAGAGTGGGTGGAAGATCGATTACTCGGGGGAGAAGCCAGCAACCCCTCTGCTGGATAGCATCAACTACCCGATTCATATGAAGAACCTCTCCACGCGG GATTTGGAGCAGCTCTCGGCTGAGCTCAGAGCAGAAGTCGTGTTCGCTGTGGCCAAGACTGGCGGCCACTTGAGTTCGAGCTTGGGAGTGGTGGAGTTGGCTGTAGCTCTCCATCATGTGTTCGATGCCCCCGAGGACAAGATCATTTGGGATGTCGGCCATCAG GCCTACCCTCATAAGATATTGACGGGGAGAAGGTCAAGGATGAATACCATCAGGCAGACCGCAGGGCTTGCCGGATTTCCCAAGAGAGATGAGAGCATCTATGATGCCTTTGGTGCTGGCCATAGTTCCACAAGCATCTCTGCTGGGCTAG GAATGGCTGTTGCAAGAGATCTGCTAGggaagaagaatcatgttatttCTGTCATTGGCGATGGAGCCATGACTGCTGGCCAGGCCTACGAGGCCATGAACAATGCTGGCTACTTGGACTCCAACCTTATTATCGTGTTGAATGATAATAAGCAAGTTTCGTTACCGACTGCAACACTTGATGGACCAGCCACTCCTGTTGGTGCGCTGAGTAAGGCCCTCACCAAACTTCAATCGAGCACTAAGCTGCGCAAGCTCCGTGAAGCCGCTAAG AATATCACGAAGCAGATTGGTGGGCAGACACATGACATTGCTGCAAAGGTGGATGAATATGCTCGTGGAATGATGAGTGCTACAGGGTCTTCACTGTTCGAGGAGCTTGGTTTGTATTATATTGGGCCTGTAGATGGGCACGATGTGGAAGACTTGGTTACCATCTTTGAGAAGGTGAAGTCTTTGCCTGCTCCGGGACCTGTCCTTATCCATATTGTGACGGAGAAGGGCAAGGGGTATCCCCCCGCTGAGTCTGCTGCTGACAAAATGCATG GTGTTGTGAAGTTTGATCCAAAAACTGGGAAGCAATTCAAATCAAAGTCATCCACCCTTTCGTACACTCAATACTTTGCAGAGACTCTTATTAAAGAAGCCCAGGTTGACGACAAGATCGTCGCTGTTCATGCTGCCATGGGTAGTGGGACAGGGCTGAACTATTTTCAGCACAAATTTCCTGAAAGATGCTTTGATGTGGGAATTGCAGAGCAGCATGCAGTCACCTTTGCAGCTGGTTTGGCCACCGAGGGCCTCAAGCCTTTCTGTGCCATCTACTCATCATTTCTGCAACGAGGATATGATCAG GTGGTTCATGATGTGGACTTACAAAAGATACCCGTCCGGTTCGCACTGGATCGAGCTGGCCTTGTCGGAGGTGATGGACCTACCCACTGTGGAGCATTCGACATCGTGTACATGGCATGCTTGCCCAACATGATCGTAATGGCCCCAGCCGATGAAGCCGAGCTGATGCACATGATTGCAACAGCGGCGGCGATCGATGACAGACCTAGCTGCTTCAGATTCCCTAGGGGGAATGGAGTCGGTGTGGCCCTTCCTCCAAACAACAAAGGCACCCCTCTTGAG ATCGGGAAGGGAAGAGTTCTGATGGAAGGAAACAGGGTGGCCATCCTTGGATATGGTTCAATAGTCCAGACATGCTTGAAGGCTGCAGACTCACTGAGATCGCATGGAATTTTCCCCACAGTGGCTGATGCTCGGTTCTGTAAACCTCTGGATGTGGAGCTCATAAGGAGACTGGCAAATGAGCATGAGATCCTGATCACGGTGGAGGAGGGCTCCATTGGAGGTTTCGGATCACACGTCACTCACTTCCTTAGCTTGAGTGGCCTGCTGGATAAAAACATAAAG CTGAGGTCCATGGTTCTACCAGACCGATACATCGACCATGGATCGCCACAGGATCAATTTGAAGTAGCTGGACTTTCCTCGAGACATATTGCAGCCACAGTGCTGAGTCTTTTGGGCAGAAGGAAAGAGGCATTGCATCTCCACTGA